TGAGAAGTTTGAGATCCCTCAGCGTCTGACCTTGGTGTCTGAACAATGGACACCCGATACAGAGCTTGTAACAGCTTCTCTTAAGCTTAAACGAATGAATATCACAGCTCATTATAGGGAAGTCCTGGAAGCCATGTATAGTCATTGAACTGACTCTTCTTGTTTTCACCTCGGGGTTTTTATGtccaaaaaataatattctgaCTGTTACTGCTTCAGTCAAATACAGTGATGATGTTGAAAAACACTGTTGATTATTATCCACTGGTATTATCcttcacaaaaaagaaaaatttccaaataaaTTGTCAAATCTCTTTCCCTTATTATTGACTTTGTTCTCAGATAACCCCAGcagatttaattaattttattatagcTGGGTGTCATTGGTCACATCATTTTATCCTGTCTTCCTTGTGAAAAGTGTACATTGATCAAAACTGTTCAATCCTATGACCATTGTATCTGGTATTTGAAGGGAATTAAACTTGGAATTATTATCATAActcttgcttttgtttttatcctttttttgaCAACTGTACAATAAAGGAAAGGGGCATTGTCATGGTTTGCTGTATGTATTTAGGTGATCACTTGTAACTCAattcaaaagaaacaacattcAAAAATATAAGTTGAAATTATACCAAGAAAAGTCATCCATACTAaaattttggagatttttgGAATAAACCTTGTCTGCGTTTTTCAAGCTACAATCCTACCCATTCATAGCTGTAGATGACAAAAACTAAATTCACTGTCCTCAGAAACTGAAGCACTAGCTTTAGCTTCCATtgattttaaagcatttttaacAACAAAGGAGTTCCACTCTGTTTTAAGGTGATTAACCAcacattaaaaataataatgaaaaacacTCAactttacttcaaggaaaatggCTGTCAACACTTACAAAAAATGGAAAGCATAGCCTCATGCAGCATATCCAATGGAACAGTCCTTCTTGCGAACAAGTGGTTTGTCCCTTGAAATGATGGGGACCAATGTCCAGAATTTCAATCCTTAAAATTCACTGGTAATACTAGGGAAATGGattttttaaaatgttcttGCTACTTAGAAATGGTTGAGACCATTTTTCACAAAGCTGAAGCAATGAAAAAAACCCTGTCTATTGATTTCTCTTTTAGCCCTATAGCTAATAAACCCCACACTTAGGGCGagtgaataaataaaataaattattatgttaaaTCTAAGTTATTTTTGACGCCTGTCCACAACGTTCCAAATCTTTTCTATATCTTCTGGCTGTGTGCCACAGCATCCTCCTAAAATTATACAGATCAGCATTATCTTGCTTGATCTAACAATGATTGGCAGTGAGAAGTGTCAGTGTCATTTCAGTGAGTGGTGAAAGAGTAAGTGAAACACTGCTTTTGCCAAAATTCAGAACACAAGTGTGCATTTCAGTCAAAAGTTAAAGATCTCATGCAGTCTGCAATCAAGGCAATTTTAATGCTtggtaataataaaaattaattcaaaactaCTTGAAGAGTACAAAAACTCAAACTAACCAATCCAACGAGCCCCTGCTTCTATCCAGTCACTGACATAACTGGAAAGGTGGACAGCTTCATTGCGTATTGAactaaacaagaaaattaatggaATGAAATGCATAAGGATTTTCTGCTGTTCCTTCACAATTTGCATACTGGTTTTCAAAGACTTGGAAAATTCTGTGAACAAATGGGAGAGATAAGAAGGGAAATAGCTCAACTATTTACTACTTTAGTCACCTACTCTCCATCTTTCCACTCTCCACCACATTCAGGATAAACTACAAAGGGGAGATCAACTTTTCCCTTGATGCTCTGGAGTAAGGACTGAAATGAAGAGAATCTTATCAGACCTAAGAAATAAGCATTTTTTTCAGTAATTTTATACAGTGTTGTGGTAAGCACAAAGAGAGAGGAATGTGGGTTCATTCAAAcggttttttaaaatttattaactGTTACTTACAGTAACTCCTGCAACAAGAACTGACAGTGAATTGATTTGAGACTATTTGGCAACAGCTATAgcccctattcataaatggcggctgatttatttttgttctgttattgtgcaaattagcctaccaagcctcgccctagagcaagaattcttttcaatctagcacatgacaatgaggcttggtaggctaatttgcacaaggacaaaagaataatgacttggcagccatttatgaatagcatCTATAAACTTCAAAAACTCCCTTACAGTAAGTAGTCCGGTAGTGTTTACACTGTAAGACTTTTTTGTCTGGAAGGCCAAGGTTGTTcttggaaaacaaaaatggaaGAGTTTGATGTCCGGGAAATGGCATCATGAGATTTGTGGGATTTTTCTCTAAACACTGACTAAAAAATGTGGGACAAACCTTTACAAATAATGGAGAGGTACAATTAACACCCACTGCAACAATCTAAAATATATAGGAAAGAGATGACAAATTTCAGTTTAAGCTTATGCATCGAAACAAATGCAACAAACACAACGCAAAGATAACAATAGTACTTAATTCTTATTGGCTTACTTGTTCAGAGCTACTGATGGTTTGAACAACATCACTGAACAACTCTCCATGGCATGTGTGTCTGTCATTCTAAAAGCATCATGAGGAGCATCCAGCAAAGAgtcaaaattgtaaaattaataataattttttagaATACCATCAGGCATTTCAACCTTGACCTTTGTCATTGGCAaatcaaaaaaacaaatgaaataatacAAAAGTATAGAACCAAAAAACAGTACACCAATAATTAAAGGagacagaaacaaaaattaatgattaataTCATGGAGAAAGTAAAGCTAAGAGACCTTTCATAAAGTGCATCTTGTACTGTAAACAAGGTCACCAAACTTTGGAAGGACTTATTGCCTTTCTTTCAAGatgttttaaaacttggctTTACGGTATTTAACTggaataacattaataataattattatttattttatcgaaaagttaaatgctaaaagattctttaaaaacattttaaaaaattctaaaaacggACGACGTTAAGGCATTTCATTGTTTCACATTTTATATATTCTTGTTTGAACTTTTACCGTCTTTACTTGATAATGGCGTAGAATAATGCCAAAACGTCGTCcctttttagaattttttaaaatgtttttaaagaatcttttagCGTTTAACTTTTCAATAAAATGTTTTTCCAAATCGCTCCTATTATTTATTTCTCACTGAAATATTCTTTCATTAAAGCAAGGAGAAAGCAATAGCTTTTACTTACCTTACATGACAATGAAAGCCAAGCTTTAGCAGCAGGGAATTCTTTAAGAAGCTCAACCAAAGCCTCTGCTTCTTTCTTcagaagaaaaccaaaagaaGAAAGTAGGTACTAGTCTTACATATATATCTGTTGGTTGCAGCACTTACAAGGACTCAAGTTGAGTCTGTGCTCTTCCTAAATATAAAAGAATAAGAGGCAACAGCACACTCTTACAATGCTTGAAATGTACAATGTCATGTATAGCCTACAAAATAACTTCCTTCTGGGTCAGGCTGTGTGGTTGTTGTTGGTAAGTTTCTGATTGGGAATCACTATAAATATTTGAAGGAGGTTGAATGAACGGTGTGTGTTTTTGTGGTGGAGAGGGAATTTAACATATTAACACACAAACCTGAGCAGGAATAGTCTCCAGAGCTAGAATATCAACTCCAGCATCAAGCAAGGCTTTCATTCTGGGTCTGTGCCAGTCCACAAGATCCTGAAATGACAGAACACAATACACATCATGACATGTTTGAACTtgtacaaaatgaaaataatattgcATTTCAATAAAGGAATAAGGATGTCTTAACTCAAGGCTGCATGGCACAATGTTGATAtgcaaacttgaaataataatttctatATTACCTGTACCTTTAATGACATGTTATCAACATATTTCCCATTGTATTCAGACCTATCACACTGACAAGCACCATATGCTCCAATTGATCCTGCCACAAAACACTGTTTCCAATTCCTAAGGTGACAGAATTTGACAGTTGAATCCCTATACAGTAACTTGGACAATTACTCAAAAGAAATAGAAATACTGAAAAATGAGTATGCTAGATATAGAGTGAATATTCTTGAAGAAGAAAGCAACTATACAGTAGGAGACTGATGACACCCTGTCCTGGACATATCAAGGCGACAAGTATGATACCTCAGCATTTACTGTTGAACAAGGTTCATTCACTGGCTTTTACCTGCCAATTTCATTGCAGGCTTCATGTGCTAATTTTACTGCTTTTTGAATTGCATCAAGAGCCTTGCTTTCGTCAAGTCTACAGTGCTGCACAAGGTGCTCTATACTGGCctaaaaataaaacataacataagattttgtttctttatgCCATACCGCTCAATAATCGACATCAGTATCCCTACAGACAACAGTCTTTCCCAATAttgcaaaataaataataaatttagcaaTATGATGTATTTATAAATATTGTAAGGATGTGACGTATTCTACCTGATAAGTTGCAGTGATCAAAACATCAGCTCCACTTAGGAGAAAACTATTGgtacaagaaataaaaaaaaaatttgtatcttcaaaatttttatgtAAACATTACTTTGACCAAAGGTAAACCACTGATGGAATATTTGAGAAGATCCCTTCTTCGCCAGATCGACTGAAGGCAAAGGAATGGCTAGTCCCATGGACGTGCTTTCCATGACCAACTTACGATTTCATATTTACTTCAATCTCTAAACTCAGCAAGGATTTCGAGACTGAGTGAGGGTCTACAGGGACATAACCATCTGTAACAATAGATCGTATCATTTGATTATGTGACATGTCATAtaatcaaaaaatttaatgatatgaTCTATCGCATGTCATCTTGTAATTGATATGTTAGTGAAACACAAGGCGCCGATTAGAGTGTATTCTCGGAAACAATCGATTCCATTAAACAGCTTTACAGTGACTTCTGTTAACTACTccagttgaaaaaagaaaaagcgaaaacaaTCTTTATTCCTTGAACACACTCCGAAACACTCcaacgaaaaataaaaatatatccAGCGTTTTTTATACTTTTTACGTTTATGCAAATCTAGCAAAAAATTACGGTTTAGAAACAATGCAAGCTAATTAGCAACACCAAGATAAAACACTCTAATTTTACGACGAGAACAAAAGGTGCTGATTATGCAACGACTTCAATAGAGTTTTCAGTGCTTTATTGAAGTCACTGTAAAGCTGTTTAATGGAATCGATTGTTTCCGAGAATACACTCTAATCGGCGCCTTGTGTTACACTAACATATATCAATTACAAGATGACATGTCACATAATCAAATGATACGATCTATCGTTACACCATCTAGTAAACTTTGCAATCATTTCATTTGCAGACTTAAATGTTACCTTTTATGAATGTTCTTGATGGCTTCTGGGTGATCAACCAGAACCCTTGCGCTCCATAATGGATGATCCTAGGAAACAAATTACAGATCGTGGCGAGAATGTTTGTTGGcatgtcaaaaattcaaattatgTTTTACCTTAATATCAAATCCAGCTCTGATTAACTCTGTTCCTAATCCTCCATCTAACACGAGAAACGTTCTCCCATCCATTTGGTACAATCATCGAGTCTCGAAGGCGATGATGGATTATATGCCGCGATAATGGTTAATTTCAAGCAGGCGTTCATTGCAAGAGTGATAACAAACTGAAACCAAGTTGGGAACACATCGAAACGAGGCTAACGGTTGCTAAGACAATCCAATCTGGACGAAGATTCCTATAAAGTTGCAATGGTGAGATGATTATTTTGTTCCTGTCTTTTGGAACTTTATGATTCAATTGACTAAGTGGATGCTTTCTTAACTTATTTAAAGGCTGCCTCAGATGAGCGGTATGCGTTTTTGGCGGAATGGTATGACTCTCGGGCTGCACTTATGAGAAAATACCAGCTCCTTTTCTATCCTAACGACCGCTCCGTAGAGATGGTAATGGTTTCACGTTTAAttttttgacattattttaGCTCATTTTTCATAAACCGGAAGGTATGTTCAGGGTTGAAAGCAAAACTCCCCTCTTCAGCAACTTGATGGAGTTTATACCACCAGATAAATTTCTgctatttgattggctgagacctATGGTAAATAATTTCagctaaatttgaattacaCCCGAGACATATCTGTTGTCCAATTGACTGAATAGTGGCTTTCAGCCGTGAATTACATGCCATTATCTTTTCAAATAAATTAGGAATAGTAATTTTAATCTTAAAGTAAAATAAGTTTGTTATTTGGAGAAGGTGAATATTAGACAACAGTAGATGAGCTTCCCCTTCTTTAACACTGTTCTAGGTGTGGGATGAATGTTGGAGTAGACAGGGCtgagaaataataataacaaatcaCTTTATTTGAGTTTCAGTGGATTTAGCTGAGCATAGTTGCTTTACAAACATTTTAAAACTGAGGAGACtgcaaatcaaactgaatcacatcaaataaaatttttggtttttggtgagaaggGAAACCGAAGTACtgggggaaaaacctctcggagcagagaaaaaaaaaaacaaaaaactcaaCCCATGTATGGCATTAAGGACGGAATTAAACCAGGCCTGGTGActttggtggaaggcgagtgctttcACCACTGCACAAACTGTCAGTGCTTCAAAAAAAAGTAGTAGTAAATAcaacttgataaaaaaaaaagaagtaaattcAACCTTAGTAATTGAATCCTTCTATTTCCCTTGATTTGTTATCTTCTGGTGGATTCTTAAGTATTATTTAATGTTATAACATTTCAGTATGATATCAAGAATAGACGTCTTTTTCTCAAACGATCACTGATAGATGGCCTAGAGCTTCATCATCTCTTCATTGGAGCAATAATTAATATCCACTCGCGTCAGGTAAATTGCAATACCTTCTGCAATGAGGAATCATTTCCATATTGAGAATGGTTcttttttctaaagaaacttgcTTACTCTTCATTTTGATAGTGTTAAGTTCTGAGTACTTTCACCACAGTGTTGTTATGTTGTCACGTAAACCTGGAGGAAAACCCTACACCAGTCATCATactaatattataataattattgctaatatGATATTGCTCAAGCTTactttttggtgaaaaaacagtTAACATGGTGAAAATCATATGGTTATTTGCATTCTGTCAGTAAATTTGTGTCCAATTCTCTAAGTAAACATCGGTTTCTTATTTGATGTCTTCAATAGTCAGCAAGCTGTGTGGCCAGCAGTTCTAAAGAAATGGTTGCCTCATTCAGGCCACAGTTGTTTGAAGCGTGGATAGGGTTATCCAcaggataaatcactatccactggataactcaataatagttttaattgtgtttatccgctggatagtaaTTTGTCGGGCGAATAGCGCTATCCaatgtttgaacaactggggcctgttgAGAACTGTTGGATCAGAAGTATGTATGTTACcgatcaaaattatttttaggttattctatttttaaactagtctgtttttttcaaaccaggtcaatttgtctcaacctaggtcaatttgtttcaacctagatcagtttggggctaGTAAAAAAaacaggtcacaggccacagTAGTCACATGTCGTTGCTTGCCAATAGAGGAattatcctaaacattcattaaagctagccttaggcctaattaggcctaaattaacctggtttgaaaaaataaGCTAGTTTcaaaatagaataacctaaaaataattttgacctgtaacatatatgttgtggtttaaatttattcatggtttaatgttttttgaactggtttcaaattattttatttgccattgttccagattaagGTAacgaatacatgacaaaagaaaataaaaattgaaccagttttaaaaatttaaaccacaacttATACATCACTTTCAGTAGATCGGATCATTCTAGTAGAGTGCACGGTAATTGCCTTcgcaaaatataaaatattcaaAGACTGAAAACAAAAAGGTCTACTTAATGACTGACTTTGCTTTTGTTATTTATGCTTCATTTTAGTTAACAATAACAGATTATGCCGATCAACGAACTTCAAACCTTCTtaagaacaaaaatgaaaagtgagTTAGAGTTAAATATGaaactttttaaaaataatttgtagaaatTGAGACTTTTACTTTGTGTAGCTTTATTCATTATATAgctatttttagtttttttccaTTGTTGATTGACttacgattttttttcttagaaCATTGGCAATGATAAAGCCAGATGCTGTATCACAGATGGGTGAGTCATACATGTAATGATAATACTCACTgtatttaaataatttatttcaagttAATTCAAGTTCTAGTTGATCAGAAATTTTTCTcctttaagcaattgtctcatgaacctgaaaaattcaggtgactcaacgggattcgaacccatgacctctgcgatgccggtgcagtgctctaaccaactgagttatgaagtcacacagttgagagcaggtcaatttgttgggctcatgttttcccgtgaaagaaATGTcgtatgagacaattgcttaaattgtccagcaagtgccaggatcatatcttcacttgattttcAAACACCACACTTCATATCAcctttctttcatacgacattcctttcacgggaaaacatgagcccaacaaattgacctgctctcaactgtgtgacttcataactcagttggttagagcactgcaccggcatcgcagaggtcatgggttcgaatcccgttgagtcacctgaatttttcaggttcatgagacaattgcttaaattgtccagcaagtgcgaggatcatatcttcacttgattttcaaacaccgcacttcatatcacCTTTCTTTCATAcaacattcctttcacgggaaaacatgagcccaacaaattgacctgctctcaactgtgtgacttcatagctcagttggttagagcactgcaccggcatggcagaggtcatgggttcgaatcccattgagtcacctgaatttttcaggttcatgagacaattgcttaaattgtccagcaagtgcgaggatcatatcttcactttatttacaaattgtTGTTTTATTAAACAGCCACTATGAAAACTTTATAAAACAATGGGTAATGCACACACTTTGTAAATTAATGGCTTGTAAATTATGGATAATAAACTCAGTTCTGAAAGCTTTGAAATATTATTGCAAGATGAATTGCAAGGTGAatgatttacaaactttttcTCATGTTCTCTTGATGTCACGCATTTGTTTATTAGAAATTTAAGCGAGCTGGAGAGCACACCACTAAGTCAAGTGGTCTGCACTTGAAACTATGGACAGCTagatcaaccaatcacaggGCACATTGTACCTGAGAAATATAATAAATTACATATTACTACATTTTACTAACCTAACCAGGTCTGGACTGCACTCTGATATACGGCTCACTTTGTGTTTACAACGCACAGGAGGTATCATTGACATGATCCACCAAGAAGGCTTCCATATCTGTGAAGCAAAGATGGTCAGGCTTTCATCGTGAGTTCTATTGTGACTACTGAGTCGTATTTGCTTGTGAAATTTCTATGTAACATTTTCATGTCAATTTCACAATCATGCTTAGGGATCTGGCAGCAAAGTTTTATGCAGAGCATCAAGGAAAGCCATTTTTTAGGTACTGTACATTTACAGTCAATTTTCCAATAAAACATT
Above is a genomic segment from Acropora muricata isolate sample 2 chromosome 1, ASM3666990v1, whole genome shotgun sequence containing:
- the LOC136914658 gene encoding homocysteine S-methyltransferase YbgG-like isoform X2, translated to MDGRTFLVLDGGLGTELIRAGFDIKDHPLWSARVLVDHPEAIKNIHKSFLLSGADVLITATYQASIEHLVQHCRLDESKALDAIQKAVKLAHEACNEIGRNWKQCFVAGSIGAYGACQCDRSEYNGKYVDNMSLKDLVDWHRPRMKALLDAGVDILALETIPAQKEAEALVELLKEFPAAKAWLSLSCKNDRHTCHGELFSDVVQTISSSEQIVAVGVNCTSPLFVKSLLQSIKGKVDLPFVVYPECGGEWKDGDSIRNEAVHLSSYVSDWIEAGARWIGGCCGTQPEDIEKIWNVVDRRQK
- the LOC136914658 gene encoding homocysteine S-methyltransferase YbgG-like isoform X1; this encodes MDGRTFLVLDGGLGTELIRAGFDIKDHPLWSARVLVDHPEAIKNIHKSFLLSGADVLITATYQASIEHLVQHCRLDESKALDAIQKAVKLAHEACNEIGRNWKQCFVAGSIGAYGACQCDRSEYNGKYVDNMSLKVQDLVDWHRPRMKALLDAGVDILALETIPAQKEAEALVELLKEFPAAKAWLSLSCKNDRHTCHGELFSDVVQTISSSEQIVAVGVNCTSPLFVKSLLQSIKGKVDLPFVVYPECGGEWKDGDSIRNEAVHLSSYVSDWIEAGARWIGGCCGTQPEDIEKIWNVVDRRQK
- the LOC136914658 gene encoding homocysteine S-methyltransferase YbgG-like isoform X4; translated protein: MSHNQMIRSIVTDGYVPVDPHSVSKSLLSLEIEVNMKSFLLSGADVLITATYQASIEHLVQHCRLDESKALDAIQKAVKLAHEACNEIGRNWKQCFVAGSIGAYGACQCDRSEYNGKYVDNMSLKDLVDWHRPRMKALLDAGVDILALETIPAQKEAEALVELLKEFPAAKAWLSLSCKNDRHTCHGELFSDVVQTISSSEQIVAVGVNCTSPLFVKSLLQSIKGKVDLPFVVYPECGGEWKDGDSIRNEAVHLSSYVSDWIEAGARWIGGCCGTQPEDIEKIWNVVDRRQK
- the LOC136914658 gene encoding homocysteine S-methyltransferase YbgG-like isoform X3, which gives rise to MSHNQMIRSIVTDGYVPVDPHSVSKSLLSLEIEVNMKSFLLSGADVLITATYQASIEHLVQHCRLDESKALDAIQKAVKLAHEACNEIGRNWKQCFVAGSIGAYGACQCDRSEYNGKYVDNMSLKVQDLVDWHRPRMKALLDAGVDILALETIPAQKEAEALVELLKEFPAAKAWLSLSCKNDRHTCHGELFSDVVQTISSSEQIVAVGVNCTSPLFVKSLLQSIKGKVDLPFVVYPECGGEWKDGDSIRNEAVHLSSYVSDWIEAGARWIGGCCGTQPEDIEKIWNVVDRRQK